The Ciconia boyciana chromosome 7, ASM3463844v1, whole genome shotgun sequence region CCACCTCCTTTGGGAAGCTTTACGAAGACCAGCAGGCAATAAAACCAGTACATCTGCCAGGCACAAACCCATGTCTGAACagaggggaaatgaaaaaataagcatgGCACAGACTCCTGACTCAGCTGCCCACCTCCTCTTCCATTTTGTCTGCAACCTCATTTCCACTGGGGGCcgcatcaccaccaccaccattgACAGCCGGTTCTGGTTTAGATTTCTTAGCTTCATTGTCTCCCTGTTGAGTCTCCTCCTCTGGTTTCCTCTGAAGACAAAATTGTTTAGTCTTCACTATGTAcaagtttaaatttttttttttttttttttaagaaagttgCATCTAGGTGTCACTGCACATTATCTATTCAACCTCCACTTGCCAGGTTCAAGGCAGATACTTAAGTAAAGTGTTAAGATTTAACCAGAGCTCTGAAGCTTTGGGATAGAGGTCTCAACCACAAAGGATTTCCAGCAAGACATTATTTAGGTGCTAGTATCTATAGTGCTGAGTTATCCTTAGTTATAGTTTGGTAAGGAAACATGCGACCGCTGAGCCAGGTAGCAGTTAAGGGGGTAGGTTTAGGGCATCCATGACATTTACAATCACTTGGGTAAAGCAGATCAAAAGTTGCTCCAGGCAAACCTCTGAACCAAGAGGCTACTGCAACacaggccaggctgtgccacagcagcatacaaaaataaaaactaagatCCCATAGGGGATAATTTTAGTTATATTTGCAAACAGttctagaaaaaaacatatacCTTTAAAGGAACCTAGTGCTCAGTGCATTTTATTACCTCAGTGAGAGGCAGTTTATCATTACTACCATTGGACTGGCTTTGCTATTTATTAAGTCCAATTCTCCATTTCCACTTGGAAAGAAGGGAACCCAACTCAGCCTGGTTGCTTGCCCTTTTCTTAAGATCTGTAGGCCACCCTGCTCTTCTTGCAGGTCCTCAGCAGAGGAGGCCACTTGTTCAGAGAACGCCTGCAGAAGCCACACAGCTCAGCTCAGAAGTTAAACCAGTGTGGGTCAGGCGGGTGCTGAACCATCAGGAACTGGTGTCCTGGAGGCTGGATGGTTCCCAGACTGACTGGCTCCCAGTGGAAAGGAGTTTCATgcactatttctgtttttatttataggGTGTTTTTTCCATTATAGAATTaagttaaggaaaaaagctttaagCAAAGAAATCCAGTTACACAGAGCAAGCCAGTGGTACTTTAACAAACTGTTTGTTCAACTAGTCGTTTCTGGGCTCACCTTTTTCCTGACTAGGTGAGAGATGTCTGTAACACACTGAGATGCAccatcagctgcttttcttaCTGGAATCTAttacaagacagacattgacaCATGAGTAACAGCAAACAGTAATCCTTAGAGCAGACAGGAATTCTCAACATCCATCTTAAGTTAACTTACTGTGGAAACAGACCCACTGTCTTCACTTTGTGCAAAGCCAGATGTAGTTCCAACcttaagaaaaagcagaagaaaaacagttgaaCACATTCTGGCTATCCATTCCCACAAAACCATACATGCTAGTTTAGAAAGGGACAGAAAACCCAACTCCTTCACGTCTCAACACTGCGTTCTGCTCCTACGCTTATACACAGAACAGACAGATGAAAAGCTCGCATAGCGATGCGACACTCAGTCCATTCTCACATTTGTCTGACCTATCACTTCCAGCCCCGACACATTTAATTGCTATAGAAGCCAATCAAATTCCAGTTTAGTTTGGAACAATTAGTGTCAGTGTATTTACTAACTATCCTCTCTTTAGATGTCcgctgcctcagtttccttctCACAATCACAGCCTGTATATTTTGTGAGCAACCACCAGCCCCTGACCTGTACAGTCAGGTCTGAGCTCTTCAAATTACTCATTTACTTCAAGTCTCACTGGAAGAATGCTTGGttaaaaggaaacagcaggACACTAACCAGAGTCGCTTTCAGCGCCAGTTCAGCTACTCTTGCACTCTTTTGAGACTCCTTTGAATCTTctatcttttctttaatttcaggAAGCAGTCCCTTCAGTTCTTCAATCTCCTTCTCATCTTCAGGGGACCCACTTTCTGCCTTCTTTATTCGCTCAGTAAGCATTGCTAGGATGAAACAGTTATCAtggcaaaaaaacctcaagacAAAGTAGCTGTCCAGTTATCAATATCCAGAGGCAAGTATCTGCTAACACGCAGTTTCAACAATTCTGGTATCAGGATAGCCCATCACCACCTTCAGACCAGCGAACATTTGCACAGCGAGGTAATAAGCGTACCTAACTACTTTTAGGGCAGTTAAAGTCTGCTTTGTGAAAGCTCTCACATCCCCTAGGCAGTTCTAGAAATCTACTTACCCATTCTCTTGTCAATGACTTCTATGGATTTACCAAACTGCAAAACCGCCTCATCGAACTGGCTGTTGTAGTGGTATGCCAGCGCCAGCTGGTAGTGACTCTCAGCTAGCAGGCGGTCATGAGCCTCCAGGTACTTCTGCTGCAAGGCCAGGCAGGCCTGAAACTCTTCTATAGCCTGCGTGTAGTTTTCTATAGGAGAAAGCCATAAGGTCTTTACAAACCACACTCGTATATCTAAACAAGGAAGATCTAAACCCGTATTCAGTTACTCTATTTTACTGCACTTGATATAGTCTGAAAACAGAACCACCGTTGAATACAGCAGTTGAGTTCAGTGACAGGCTACTTTCAGATTATCAACTGACACCACTCAATTCAACTGTCATGATCCCCGCCTCTGTTCAGAGCCCAGCTCCTCTAGTTCCCTCATGAGTGCTTTGTCCATTTACAGCACCACAGTAAACTAAGCAGCCAAGCCAAAACCAGGCACACAAATCCTGCTGTTTTACCTACCACCATGAATTAAGTACAGCTTGAATCCAGAGCTAAGGACAGTCCCCTGCAACCTCCCAGTCAAGCTCTCCATTCAATGTATTCTAGTGACATAAAACACAACCCCCATTTTGTAGCCCTTTGTCTAGAAACCTGTCACATTATTTCCAATGCTAGCCACAGAGGAAGATTACACCCTACTTGGATTTAACAAGATTAAAACACATGGTTTAAAATGAAGGGCAGATAAGACACATTAGAAGGCATGAATCCAAGTCTTGCTTCGCACTCCTTTTTTCTCGTGCGTAACACATCAGTGTCTTTCCTGACCATACCCTAGTATTTCGGAAAGTCTAAGAGAGTCaaccattttttatttgcagtctTTATGTTCTTGAACTGGCATGGTACCCACACCTCCCATTGAGCTCAATGACTCACTACTTCAATAAGGAAAGAGTCCTTCTTAGTTTCTGAAGCTAACCAAGCCTTGCCTATAAAGCAGAACAAGGCTGGTTTTGATCTGGTAACACATTACTTCTTACTCAAAGCTTTCTTTCACTGTTCTGGAAAAGCATGGACTATCCTGTTTAGGGCACTGACTTGTTCATCCATTGATTCTAAAGCTTCTCACATGGCTGCACTATCATAATTAGATaaagtgtattttgttttcattttcatcttaaaCAGCGTTAACTCACCTCTGCTCATTCtaaagcaagaaacagaaaaggacagaaagtgGAACTGTATGTGAGAATTAGTATTACTTACCAGATTCAATGCTAACTTCTCCTAACTTTAGATGAGCTTGAGCTGCATGGAGCTGagcttcttttgtttcttgtctaaaatgaggaaaaaagtcattttcaaATTCTGATCAGAATATGCCCTATTCACTAACTGGCTTATGCCACCCCCCAATTTCCAATTAGTTTCTCTAGCAGATATCCAAATTAGGACTTAAGCCTTTACCTCTTGTAGATGACTTTTGCTAACTCCAGCATGTCCCAGGCTAGCTCAAGATTTCCAATTTCATCCTCCTCACTTTCCTGTAAAGACTAGAAATGCATTAAAGATTAAGTGACTCGGTTACATATCACATCAAACAATGCTAAGTTTCTAAGCAGCGTTGTCAAGACATAATTTCTTTAGGAGGTAAACAGTTTACCActagaaggaaggaaaaaagaaaaaagaacatgcaGAAGAGGTTATTACGTCAACTGAGACTTTGCCTGCAGTGAAGGTGTTTTAAGTGGAACATAAGCTTACATTGTTAGTTGATATggccttaatttttttccagaaataacagGGCACCAAGCACCAATATTATCCTAAGAATAAGATTTTGTTTAAGGTGCTATTTAGTGAATCAAAAGCTAAATAAAGGGGTTGATgttccacttttttttaaaatgaggtttTGAACTTCATTAGAACAGTCTGAGGCAGAGACAGATAATCTATTCAACATGGTTGTATAGCATGTTTAGTACCACAGTCTAATAGGCTTCAGATTTTTTCCAGGTGTTTTGATTGCTACATCAAGGAAATGCCTCAGATTTAAGCAGCACTACACTTCCCACTAAATTTCCATCCTAATCACAGCCTATTGGACTGGGTGCATTCAACACACATAGCgagacaacaacaaaacaagccAAGAATAAACTCGTACAGGTAACTAACTTTAGTGACAAGCTAAAGCAActccccctgcctgctcctgcattACTAATCAGTAGACTGCTCAAGTTTACAGACAGAGCTGAGCAAGATACTACAACATGTATTATGCATAATGCTGCCCCTTCCTTAGGCAATATGGTTTTCAAAAGTCACTTCCCACATAGGACTACATGAAATACAAGTGAGCTTTTATAAAGACATTAACATGACATTTAGACAAATACTGCACTCTTCCATGAGCACCGACATCAGAGCTAAGCAATCTCACCTTGTCTTCCACTGTAATTTCATTCTCCTTATCATCTTCAGCTTTatcattttctttatcttcctcttcaGATTCTTCCGTTTCTACAAGGAAAGTAGATGAGTGAGAACACTTGTTGTTACTACACTTGCTTCACATGGAGTCAGGTAGAATATATTATATCCAGCCCTTACCCTTCCAGTGACAGGTTAGATGTGTGATGCAAGAAGAGCACAGATACATTAaattctcagcagcagcagccatctTGCTGAAAGTGTTAGGCACTGTGGACTAAAGTAGTTCCACGCTACCTTAGTCCTTGTTTTAAGTTTAACTTCATACTATCTAGAACAGAAACTTACCTAGAATTCAGTTCTCACAAATGCATTGTAAACTCCCACTGAAGCCATGGGATCCTGAGCAGCCCTGGAGGTACTGGTCAGTTGCTGGACTTCATGCTACAGATAACAAGTGTTTTCAGCAAGATAGCTGCCAAGCTGTGTCCAGATAAGACTGTTTCTGAATTTGTGTTCCTCATGTCAGACATTTAAGCGGCAATGTAACGAACCTGCTATTATGTAGTACTGATTTGACTTCTGATACTGTGTAGGAGTGTTGCATCATCTATTCTACcagtagaaaacattttcccaAAACGTGCAGTGAAGGAGTATGgctaaaaactttttaaattggTTGACTCGCATGCTGAAGTCTGACACTTAATTCTTATATCATGACTACCAACTAATTCCAGAATAACAGGAGTTTGATGGGGTAGAGACTAGAGCTCATTAGTCTAACTCCCAACAAGCACACACCTATCACTGAGAGGACCAAACCCATAAGTATAAGGACAGCTCGATCAAAGGTAAAACAGAAGAGATGTTAGGAAGTCAATTTTAAGTAGCGGAAGGAGTCTGGAATGACACCACACCAAACCAGGATGTTAAAAAGTGTCCTCACACTAACAAAGTTGGGAAAAAAGCAGTAGTATGCATACCTAAGCAGCCTTTCACAGGATGATGAGGAATGGATAACTAGTCTTAGTTTATGTTCAGTCATGCCCTGTCCAGACAGACACCTTGTTAGGCAGCTGCTCCACCACCAAGTGTTCAATGTGCTCAGCAGTACAAACCCTTTCAGTGTCCAGAACTATTTAGTCTGAATATTTGCCACTCCTAAAATAAGGCTCTTCCTGTGAAGCTGAGTTATGACAAGCAAAGTTTCAATTATCAGCTCATCAATAAACTTGTGCAACAGAAAGCATTGGTCTACTAAGACCATGCAAGTACTACTTCAGCAAAGTGTACAAGTTTCACCAGGTTACTTTAACATAATCCTGAAAACAGCTATAACGAAGCAGGGAAGCAGAATGGCAGAAGAAGCTAGATAGTTGGAAGACTGTACTAAATAGTAGCAATAAGCCTTCAGGTTCCAGGGCAAATGAAGTTTAGATTTGCCAACCAAATTCTCACTTGTAATTACCACCGGAAAGACTCAAATGGAGAGTTCCTTTCCCCCACCAAAAGCAAATTTACTATTTCGTTATGTATTCagctgttcttatttttctgctccactgttttaaaataaaatatggttaTAACCAGAGGCAACTTGTGCTTCAAGTTATTTGAAGGTTAGTGCAATAAACCCAGACGCATGCAAGTGAACATCCATTCAGTATTCTCCACCAGCCTAGCCATTACTTACACATTTCACAGGGCTGTAAGTTTGCTTTCAAGTAAGATTTGCTTTGCAGTTAGTTAAGCGTTAGTCTAGAGAAACTGAGACCATTTACTATTCCTTGAAACTTTACTTGGATGTAAAATCCTTCAAGAGCCCCTTTACTGTGCCTTTTCCTTATTCTaaggcaaacagaaaattctgaatGGAACACTTTTTACCCATTGTTAGCCAAATCCATCAAGTAATCCACCCACAAGTACTTTTCTCCTCTCACTGTTACCTTCTCCCTCTTCCATCAGgtcatctttctcttctttttctacctTAGCACCTTCACCCTCTTCCATCAGgtcatgtttcttttcctccttctctacCTTAGCAGctacttcagccttttcttccATGTCATTAGATGGCTCTTTGCCCTCTGTGGGCACAGGTTCCTTTGAGGACTCTGTCTCTTTAGATTCATTTGGTTTCTCTTCTGTAGCTGTGTCTACTGGCTCTTGTTTCTCCTCCACCTTCTTCTGTtcagctgcctctgcttccccttctgGAGCTTCTTTCTGCTCCACAGCAACTGCTGCCTGCACTTCTGTTGTTACTTGTGCTACTGCCTTCTCTTCcacagctgcctctgcctgcccttCTACAGCCTCTCCCTTTTCCACAGctggttgtttttctgttgcttctgctgtctgctctcccacctctcccttctcttccacAGCCAATTCTCCTGCTTCAGCCTCTTCCACAGCTGCCTTTGCCTCCTTGTCTGACGCTTCTGTCATTGTCTCCTTCTCCTCAGGTGCCTCTGCTGCCTTGTCTTCAGGCACtatcttctgctctttttccaCTACCTTCTCTTCCacagctgcctcctcttccATAGCCTCCTCTTCCACAGCtatctgctgcttctgctcttctgaagttatttctttttccacagaagCCTTGGTCTTCTCTTCAGCCTCTTCAAGCTTTACATCCTTGTCAGCAATTGCTTCTTCTGTTGACTTTTCTTCTGTGATCTCTTTCATTTCAACATCCTCCTCTTTGATTTCCTTCTCAGATAGTACTGGAGACTCTTCTGTAGACTTTTTggcctcttctttttcccccatggCGTTATATACCTGTTCTCTCAACTCCTCCCTTGCTTCTTCTACATGATTGAGGAAGCATAAACATTTCTTCGAGTTTAGTGATAAAGACATTAATGGGCACTGACAATACCACCCTCAGACCCTCCAGTGTGTTGG contains the following coding sequences:
- the NASP gene encoding nuclear autoantigenic sperm protein isoform X1, coding for MQSSAVAAPPCVEPAPASPTRMEEELAAPSTSTDKTDSMDVDGESKKLLGLGQKHLVMGNIPAAVNAFQEAASLLGKKYGETADECAEAFFYYGKSLLELARMENGVLGNALEGVQVEEEGEKAEDDSALPTVDEEAREELREQVYNAMGEKEEAKKSTEESPVLSEKEIKEEDVEMKEITEEKSTEEAIADKDVKLEEAEEKTKASVEKEITSEEQKQQIAVEEEAMEEEAAVEEKVVEKEQKIVPEDKAAEAPEEKETMTEASDKEAKAAVEEAEAGELAVEEKGEVGEQTAEATEKQPAVEKGEAVEGQAEAAVEEKAVAQVTTEVQAAVAVEQKEAPEGEAEAAEQKKVEEKQEPVDTATEEKPNESKETESSKEPVPTEGKEPSNDMEEKAEVAAKVEKEEKKHDLMEEGEGAKVEKEEKDDLMEEGEETEESEEEDKENDKAEDDKENEITVEDKSLQESEEDEIGNLELAWDMLELAKVIYKRQETKEAQLHAAQAHLKLGEVSIESENYTQAIEEFQACLALQQKYLEAHDRLLAESHYQLALAYHYNSQFDEAVLQFGKSIEVIDKRMAMLTERIKKAESGSPEDEKEIEELKGLLPEIKEKIEDSKESQKSARVAELALKATLVGTTSGFAQSEDSGSVSTIPVRKAADGASQCVTDISHLVRKKRKPEEETQQGDNEAKKSKPEPAVNGGGGDAAPSGNEVADKMEEETEKRPQAESGAAVESTV
- the NASP gene encoding nuclear autoantigenic sperm protein isoform X2 codes for the protein MFRATSLRGDSSELQGACGMEEELAAPSTSTDKTDSMDVDGESKKLLGLGQKHLVMGNIPAAVNAFQEAASLLGKKYGETADECAEAFFYYGKSLLELARMENGVLGNALEGVQVEEEGEKAEDDSALPTVDEEAREELREQVYNAMGEKEEAKKSTEESPVLSEKEIKEEDVEMKEITEEKSTEEAIADKDVKLEEAEEKTKASVEKEITSEEQKQQIAVEEEAMEEEAAVEEKVVEKEQKIVPEDKAAEAPEEKETMTEASDKEAKAAVEEAEAGELAVEEKGEVGEQTAEATEKQPAVEKGEAVEGQAEAAVEEKAVAQVTTEVQAAVAVEQKEAPEGEAEAAEQKKVEEKQEPVDTATEEKPNESKETESSKEPVPTEGKEPSNDMEEKAEVAAKVEKEEKKHDLMEEGEGAKVEKEEKDDLMEEGEETEESEEEDKENDKAEDDKENEITVEDKSLQESEEDEIGNLELAWDMLELAKVIYKRQETKEAQLHAAQAHLKLGEVSIESENYTQAIEEFQACLALQQKYLEAHDRLLAESHYQLALAYHYNSQFDEAVLQFGKSIEVIDKRMAMLTERIKKAESGSPEDEKEIEELKGLLPEIKEKIEDSKESQKSARVAELALKATLVGTTSGFAQSEDSGSVSTIPVRKAADGASQCVTDISHLVRKKRKPEEETQQGDNEAKKSKPEPAVNGGGGDAAPSGNEVADKMEEETEKRPQAESGAAVESTV
- the NASP gene encoding nuclear autoantigenic sperm protein isoform X5, with the translated sequence MQSSAVAAPPCVEPAPASPTRMEEELAAPSTSTDKTDSMDVDGESKKLLGLGQKHLVMGNIPAAVNAFQEAASLLGKKYGETADECAEAFFYYGKSLLELARMENGVLGNALEGVQVEEEGEKAEDDSALPTVDETEESEEEDKENDKAEDDKENEITVEDKSLQESEEDEIGNLELAWDMLELAKVIYKRQETKEAQLHAAQAHLKLGEVSIESENYTQAIEEFQACLALQQKYLEAHDRLLAESHYQLALAYHYNSQFDEAVLQFGKSIEVIDKRMAMLTERIKKAESGSPEDEKEIEELKGLLPEIKEKIEDSKESQKSARVAELALKATLVGTTSGFAQSEDSGSVSTIPVRKAADGASQCVTDISHLVRKKRKPEEETQQGDNEAKKSKPEPAVNGGGGDAAPSGNEVADKMEEETEKRPQAESGAAVESTV
- the NASP gene encoding nuclear autoantigenic sperm protein isoform X3, whose translation is MEEELAAPSTSTDKTDSMDVDGESKKLLGLGQKHLVMGNIPAAVNAFQEAASLLGKKYGETADECAEAFFYYGKSLLELARMENGVLGNALEGVQVEEEGEKAEDDSALPTVDEEAREELREQVYNAMGEKEEAKKSTEESPVLSEKEIKEEDVEMKEITEEKSTEEAIADKDVKLEEAEEKTKASVEKEITSEEQKQQIAVEEEAMEEEAAVEEKVVEKEQKIVPEDKAAEAPEEKETMTEASDKEAKAAVEEAEAGELAVEEKGEVGEQTAEATEKQPAVEKGEAVEGQAEAAVEEKAVAQVTTEVQAAVAVEQKEAPEGEAEAAEQKKVEEKQEPVDTATEEKPNESKETESSKEPVPTEGKEPSNDMEEKAEVAAKVEKEEKKHDLMEEGEGAKVEKEEKDDLMEEGEETEESEEEDKENDKAEDDKENEITVEDKSLQESEEDEIGNLELAWDMLELAKVIYKRQETKEAQLHAAQAHLKLGEVSIESENYTQAIEEFQACLALQQKYLEAHDRLLAESHYQLALAYHYNSQFDEAVLQFGKSIEVIDKRMAMLTERIKKAESGSPEDEKEIEELKGLLPEIKEKIEDSKESQKSARVAELALKATLVGTTSGFAQSEDSGSVSTIPVRKAADGASQCVTDISHLVRKKRKPEEETQQGDNEAKKSKPEPAVNGGGGDAAPSGNEVADKMEEETEKRPQAESGAAVESTV
- the NASP gene encoding nuclear autoantigenic sperm protein isoform X4 encodes the protein MQSSAVAAPPCVEPAPASPTRMEEELAAPSTSTDKTDSMDVDGESKKLLGLGQKHLVMGNIPAAVNAFQEAASLLGKKYGETADECAEAFFYYGKSLLELARMENGVLGNALEGVQVEEEGEKAEDDSALPTVDEEAREELREQVYNAMGEKEEAKKSTEESPVLSEKEIKEEDVEMKEITEEKSTEEAIADKDVKLEEAEEKTKASVEKEITSEEQKQQIAVEEEAMEEEAAVEEKVVEKEQKIVPEDKAAEAPEEKETMTEASDKEAKAAVEEAEAGELAVEEKGEVGEQTAEATEKQPAVEKGEAVEGQAEAAVEEKAVAQVTTEVQAAVAVEQKEAPEGEAEAAEQKKVEEKQEPVDTATEEKPNESKETESSKEPVPTEGKEPSNDMEEKAEVAAKVEKEEKKHDLMEEGEGAKVEKEEKDDLMEEGEETEESEEEDKENDKAEDDKENEITVEDKSLQESEEDEIGNLELAWDMLELAKVIYKRQETKEAQLHAAQAHLKLGEVSIESENYTQAIEEFQACLALQQKYLEAHDRLLAESHYQLALAYHYNSQFDEAVLQFGKSIEVIDKRMAMLTERIKKAESGSPEDEKEIEELKGLLPEIKEKIEDSKESQKSARVAELALKATLVGTTSGFAQSEDSGSVSTIPVRKAADGASQCVTDISHLVRKKTEKRPQAESGAAVESTV